The following coding sequences are from one Streptomyces venezuelae window:
- a CDS encoding glycoside hydrolase family 6 protein, which yields MGAGPPDTDTDTDTDTKTDTAPADAPAFWVDPQSAAARQAAEWRRTGRTEDARLIERIAERPQAVWLHSDGAGAEVRAHVEAAAAAGRTAVLVAYFIPHRDCGAYSAGGAHDDAHYRRWIDDFAAGLGSHGAYVIVEPDAVAHLVAGCPGADAAERYGLLAHAVQRLKRQPHTKVYVDAGNASWIPDERRLVAPLRSAGIAEADGFAVNVSNHQTNEVSSAYAHRLARELGGGKHFVIDTSRNGNGPYRGTQAWCNPPGRALGTPPTATTGDPSLDAYLWIKRPGESDGTCRGGPEAGQWWPEYALGLAGRARG from the coding sequence CTGGGGGCAGGCCCTCCCGACACCGACACCGACACCGACACCGACACCAAGACCGACACCGCTCCCGCCGACGCCCCCGCGTTCTGGGTCGACCCGCAGAGCGCCGCCGCCCGGCAGGCCGCTGAGTGGCGGCGGACGGGGCGGACGGAGGACGCCCGGCTCATCGAGCGCATCGCGGAGCGGCCCCAGGCGGTCTGGCTGCACAGTGACGGGGCCGGTGCCGAGGTGCGGGCGCACGTGGAGGCGGCGGCCGCGGCGGGGCGCACGGCGGTGCTCGTGGCGTACTTCATTCCGCACCGCGACTGCGGCGCGTACTCGGCGGGCGGCGCGCACGACGACGCGCACTACCGCCGGTGGATCGACGACTTCGCCGCGGGCCTCGGCTCGCACGGCGCGTACGTGATCGTCGAACCGGACGCCGTCGCCCATCTGGTGGCGGGCTGCCCGGGGGCGGACGCGGCCGAGCGGTACGGGCTGCTCGCCCACGCGGTCCAGCGCCTGAAGCGTCAGCCGCACACGAAGGTGTACGTCGACGCGGGCAACGCGAGCTGGATCCCCGACGAACGCCGCCTGGTCGCCCCACTGCGCAGCGCGGGTATCGCCGAGGCCGACGGCTTCGCCGTGAACGTCTCCAACCACCAGACCAACGAGGTCAGTTCCGCGTACGCGCACCGCCTCGCCCGGGAACTCGGCGGCGGCAAGCACTTCGTCATCGACACCAGCCGCAACGGAAACGGCCCGTACCGAGGCACCCAGGCCTGGTGCAACCCGCCCGGCCGCGCCCTGGGCACGCCCCCCACCGCCACGACCGGCGACCCCTCCCTCGACGCCTACCTGTGGATCAAGCGCCCCGGCGAATCGGACGGAACGTGCCGGGGAGGCCCTGAAGCGGGCCAGTGGTGGCCGGAGTACGCCTTGGGGCTGGCCGGACGGGCCCGGGGCTGA
- a CDS encoding MFS transporter encodes MYLATTDAVAKASEQEQSGVRRGRVAGPVLALGAVSLVTDISSEMVTAVLPLYFVLQLGLSPLQFGFLDGLYNGVTALVRLAGGYAADRGGRHKLVAGGGYALSALSRLGLLLAGGATAGIGAALAADRIGKGVRTAPRDALISLSSPPDTLGRAFGVHRAMDTTGALLGPLAAFALLWATADAYDAVFVVSFCFGLLGVLMLVAFVPGHLSQVSPRPSRPAPERHRPAAPRPRALGLLRVPAFRRVLCAAALLGAATIGDAFLYLLLQRRLDFAISWFPLLPLGAAAVYLLLAVPAGRLADRVGRRVPFLAGHVALLGGYVLLLAPTDGWPLLIGVLLLLGIFYAATDGVLMALVAPVVAQERRASGMAVLQTGQALARLVAAAGFGAAWTLWGVGTALTCAVVALTVAVAGAAALLPQSHTSSGGPT; translated from the coding sequence ATGTATCTGGCCACCACCGACGCGGTCGCCAAGGCCTCGGAACAGGAACAGTCCGGGGTCCGGCGCGGCCGCGTCGCGGGACCCGTCCTCGCGCTCGGCGCGGTCAGCCTGGTCACGGACATCTCCTCCGAGATGGTCACCGCCGTCCTGCCGCTCTACTTCGTCCTCCAACTCGGTCTCTCCCCTCTCCAGTTCGGCTTCCTCGACGGGCTCTACAACGGAGTCACGGCTCTTGTGCGGCTGGCCGGCGGATACGCCGCCGACCGCGGCGGCCGGCACAAACTGGTCGCGGGCGGCGGCTACGCACTCTCCGCGCTCTCCCGCCTCGGGCTGCTCCTCGCGGGCGGCGCCACCGCGGGGATCGGCGCCGCGCTCGCCGCCGACCGCATCGGCAAGGGCGTGCGCACCGCGCCGCGCGACGCCCTCATCTCGCTGAGCAGCCCGCCCGACACACTGGGCCGCGCCTTCGGTGTGCACCGGGCGATGGACACGACGGGCGCGCTGCTCGGGCCGCTCGCCGCGTTCGCGCTGCTGTGGGCGACGGCGGACGCGTACGACGCCGTGTTCGTCGTCAGCTTCTGCTTCGGGCTGCTCGGGGTGCTGATGCTGGTCGCTTTCGTGCCGGGGCACTTGTCGCAGGTCTCACCGCGGCCATCGCGCCCGGCCCCCGAGCGGCACCGGCCCGCCGCCCCGCGTCCTCGCGCCCTCGGTCTCCTCCGCGTCCCCGCCTTCCGGCGCGTCCTGTGCGCGGCGGCACTGCTCGGCGCCGCCACCATCGGCGACGCGTTCCTCTACCTCCTCCTCCAGCGACGGCTCGACTTCGCCATCTCGTGGTTCCCGCTGCTGCCGCTGGGCGCCGCCGCTGTCTACCTGCTGCTCGCCGTTCCCGCGGGGCGGCTCGCCGACCGCGTCGGGCGCCGCGTGCCCTTCCTCGCCGGACACGTCGCGCTGCTCGGCGGCTACGTCCTCCTCCTCGCGCCCACCGACGGCTGGCCGCTCCTCATCGGCGTACTGCTGCTGCTCGGCATCTTCTACGCGGCCACCGACGGCGTCCTGATGGCGCTGGTCGCCCCCGTGGTCGCGCAGGAACGGCGGGCGAGCGGTATGGCCGTCCTGCAGACCGGCCAGGCGCTCGCGCGGCTCGTCGCCGCGGCCGGGTTCGGTGCGGCGTGGACGCTGTGGGGCGTCGGGACCGCGCTGACCTGCGCGGTGGTCGCGCTGACGGTGGCGGTCGCGGGGGCGGCGGCGCTGCTTCCGCAGTCGCACACATCTTCCGGAGGCCCCACGTGA
- a CDS encoding uracil-DNA glycosylase, translating to MDGLSELDQRITACRACPRLVAWREEVARTKRAAFEDWDYWGRPVPGFGPHDAALLIVGLAPAAHGANRTGRMFTGDRSGAFLYPALYDVGLASRPTAESADDGLTLYGTRITSPVHCAPPANKPTTEERDTCRSWLVSELKLLAPTLRAVVVLGGFGWQAAFPAFAAAGWQVPRPRPTFGHGAHVRLAGDPERPEQEPLDVFGCFHVSQRNTFTGRLTPEMLRDVLRTAAFEAGLHPNGPAE from the coding sequence ATGGACGGCCTGAGCGAACTGGACCAGCGGATCACCGCGTGCCGCGCCTGCCCCCGCCTCGTCGCATGGCGCGAGGAGGTGGCGCGCACCAAGCGCGCTGCCTTCGAGGACTGGGACTACTGGGGACGGCCCGTGCCCGGCTTCGGGCCGCACGACGCCGCGCTCCTCATCGTCGGCCTCGCACCCGCAGCGCACGGCGCCAACCGCACAGGACGCATGTTCACCGGCGACCGCTCCGGCGCGTTCCTCTACCCGGCGCTGTACGACGTCGGCCTCGCCTCCCGGCCCACGGCCGAGAGCGCCGACGACGGCCTGACGCTGTACGGCACCCGCATCACCTCGCCCGTGCACTGCGCGCCGCCCGCCAACAAGCCCACCACGGAGGAGCGCGACACGTGCCGCTCCTGGCTGGTGAGCGAACTGAAGCTGCTCGCCCCGACGCTCAGGGCGGTCGTCGTGCTCGGCGGCTTCGGCTGGCAGGCCGCGTTCCCCGCCTTCGCCGCCGCGGGCTGGCAGGTGCCGAGGCCGCGCCCGACGTTCGGGCACGGGGCGCACGTACGGCTCGCGGGCGACCCGGAACGCCCGGAGCAGGAGCCCCTCGACGTGTTCGGCTGCTTCCACGTCAGCCAGCGCAACACGTTCACCGGACGCCTCACCCCGGAGATGCTGCGGGACGTGCTGCGCACGGCGGCCTTCGAGGCGGGGCTGCACCCGAACGGCCCAGCAGAGTAG
- a CDS encoding YfcC family protein, with the protein MSIAPAPSQEKPPEKAKFTFPSALTVLAVVTVAVWLLAFLVPSGQYDRNKSGAPVEGSYHRVDSGQSFVDRLNDLFLSPVNGLYGIQDEKTSLVAPDNTGSLYGSAGVVLFVLAIGAFITVVFATGALDRGIGRLAHRLRERGALLIAGVMVVFSLLGTVEGFAEETLGFYGLIVPLMLALGYDRMTAVGVIILGAGVGVLCSTVNPFATGVASSAAGISLGDGIVLRSAMWIVLTGVTVAYVIRYAQRVRRDPERSLSGFLPGDRDRDQDRERASDDASEVPELTGLHQAVLVTTGLVFAFMIFSVVPWSSALTGKADATPYGFELGWSFPQLAALFLGAAVLVGLVARMGEQRLSSTIIQGAADFVSPALVILLARGVTTIMNNSRITDTVLHSIEGVVKGTSSGLFAVIVFLVNLPLAFLIPSTSGHATLAMPILAPLADFAGVPRAVVVTAWQAASGWMNLWVPTTAVTIGGVALAKVGYDKYLRFVWPLLAVLAVLICGFVALGAVAT; encoded by the coding sequence GTGAGTATCGCGCCGGCACCTTCGCAGGAGAAGCCGCCCGAGAAGGCGAAGTTCACCTTTCCCAGCGCCCTGACCGTCCTCGCGGTCGTCACCGTCGCCGTCTGGCTGCTCGCCTTCCTCGTGCCCTCGGGACAGTACGACCGCAACAAGTCGGGCGCCCCCGTAGAAGGCAGCTACCACCGCGTCGACTCCGGGCAGTCCTTCGTCGACCGCCTCAACGACCTCTTCCTGTCGCCCGTCAACGGGCTCTACGGCATCCAGGACGAGAAGACCTCGCTGGTCGCGCCCGACAACACGGGATCGCTGTACGGCAGCGCCGGCGTCGTCCTCTTCGTCCTCGCCATCGGCGCGTTCATCACCGTCGTCTTCGCGACCGGCGCGCTCGACCGCGGCATCGGACGGCTCGCACACCGGCTGCGCGAGCGCGGAGCGCTGCTCATCGCCGGAGTCATGGTCGTGTTCTCGCTGCTCGGCACGGTCGAGGGCTTCGCCGAGGAGACCCTCGGCTTCTACGGTCTGATCGTGCCGCTGATGCTCGCCCTCGGGTACGACCGCATGACCGCGGTCGGCGTGATCATCCTCGGCGCGGGCGTCGGCGTGCTCTGCTCGACGGTGAACCCCTTCGCGACGGGCGTCGCCTCGTCCGCCGCGGGCATCTCGCTCGGCGACGGCATCGTCCTCCGCTCCGCCATGTGGATCGTGCTGACCGGCGTCACCGTCGCGTACGTCATCCGCTACGCACAACGCGTCCGACGCGACCCCGAGCGCTCCCTCTCCGGCTTCCTGCCCGGCGACCGGGACCGCGACCAGGACCGCGAGCGGGCCTCCGACGACGCCTCCGAAGTGCCCGAACTCACCGGTCTGCACCAGGCGGTCCTCGTCACCACGGGCCTCGTCTTCGCCTTCATGATCTTCTCGGTCGTGCCCTGGTCGAGTGCGCTGACGGGCAAGGCCGACGCGACACCGTACGGCTTCGAACTCGGCTGGTCGTTCCCGCAGCTGGCCGCGCTCTTCCTGGGTGCCGCGGTCCTCGTCGGGCTCGTCGCGCGCATGGGGGAGCAGCGGCTCAGCTCGACGATCATCCAGGGCGCCGCCGACTTCGTCTCGCCCGCGCTGGTCATCCTGCTCGCCCGCGGCGTCACGACGATCATGAACAACTCGAGGATCACGGACACCGTGCTCCACTCCATCGAAGGAGTGGTGAAGGGCACGTCCTCCGGGCTCTTCGCCGTCATCGTCTTCCTGGTGAACCTGCCGCTCGCCTTCCTGATCCCCTCCACCTCCGGCCACGCCACGCTCGCCATGCCGATCCTCGCCCCGCTCGCCGACTTCGCCGGTGTCCCGCGCGCGGTCGTCGTGACGGCCTGGCAGGCGGCCAGCGGCTGGATGAACCTGTGGGTGCCGACGACGGCTGTCACCATCGGCGGCGTGGCGCTCGCCAAGGTCGGCTACGACAAGTACCTGCGGTTCGTGTGGCCGCTCCTCGCCGTTCTCGCCGTGCTGATCTGCGGGTTCGTGGCGCTGGGGGCCGTGGCGACCTGA
- a CDS encoding nitrate/nitrite transporter — protein MDETRAAKPSGAAYRNLVLATIGFTLTFWAWDLVAPLGSDFKDRLNLSSFEQSLLVAVPVIVGSLGRVPVGALTDRYGAKKMFPLVSALTIIPVLLIIPAKHSFGAMLAVGFLLGLGGTTFAIGIPLVNSWFPPARRGFALGVFGMGMGGVALSGYFTPRIAEHGENLPFVVVAIALAVFAVLAFFLISDRPDRPVPTSSLGTRLGRAGRLRVTWELSALYAIGFGGIVAFGVYLPTYLKTWYDLSPTDAGTKAAGFALVTVIFRPIGGWLSDRIHPATVTTVALAVVALFAVVQAFDPTLNPVGTVCFLLMAAGLGTASGSVFALVSQVTPQPQVGSVTGIVGAVGGLGGFLPPLVMGAIYSAKDSYSIGFMLLSDLALAGCVYAYGRMRNAKAE, from the coding sequence GTGGACGAGACACGCGCAGCCAAGCCCTCCGGTGCCGCCTACCGCAACCTGGTGCTGGCGACCATCGGCTTCACGCTCACCTTCTGGGCGTGGGACCTGGTGGCCCCGCTCGGCAGCGACTTCAAGGACCGGCTGAACCTGAGCTCCTTCGAGCAGTCGCTCCTGGTCGCCGTGCCGGTGATCGTCGGCTCGCTGGGTCGCGTCCCGGTCGGCGCGCTCACCGACCGCTACGGCGCCAAGAAGATGTTCCCGCTCGTCTCGGCGCTCACCATCATCCCGGTGCTGCTGATCATCCCCGCCAAGCACAGCTTCGGCGCGATGCTCGCGGTCGGCTTCCTGCTCGGTCTCGGCGGTACGACGTTCGCCATCGGCATCCCGCTGGTGAACTCCTGGTTCCCGCCCGCCCGCAGAGGCTTCGCGCTCGGTGTCTTCGGCATGGGCATGGGCGGCGTGGCGCTCTCCGGATACTTCACCCCGCGCATCGCCGAGCACGGTGAGAACCTGCCGTTCGTCGTCGTGGCGATCGCGCTGGCCGTCTTCGCGGTGCTCGCCTTCTTCCTCATCAGCGACCGCCCCGACCGGCCCGTCCCCACCAGTTCCCTCGGCACCCGGCTCGGCCGGGCGGGACGGCTGAGGGTGACGTGGGAGCTCTCCGCCCTCTACGCGATCGGCTTCGGCGGCATCGTCGCGTTCGGGGTGTACCTGCCCACGTATCTGAAGACCTGGTACGACCTCTCGCCCACCGACGCGGGCACCAAGGCCGCCGGCTTCGCACTCGTCACCGTGATCTTCCGGCCCATCGGCGGCTGGCTCTCCGACCGGATCCACCCGGCCACGGTCACCACGGTCGCCCTCGCGGTCGTCGCGCTCTTCGCCGTCGTGCAGGCCTTCGACCCGACGCTGAACCCGGTGGGCACGGTCTGCTTCCTGCTCATGGCGGCGGGCCTCGGCACCGCGAGCGGCAGCGTCTTCGCCCTCGTCTCCCAGGTCACCCCGCAGCCGCAGGTCGGCTCCGTCACGGGCATCGTGGGCGCGGTGGGCGGTCTCGGCGGGTTCCTGCCGCCGCTGGTCATGGGCGCGATCTACAGCGCCAAGGACTCGTACTCCATCGGCTTCATGCTCCTCTCCGACCTGGCGCTCGCGGGCTGCGTGTACGCGTACGGGCGCATGCGAAACGCGAAGGCGGAGTGA
- a CDS encoding DEAD/DEAH box helicase: MGVVVPEGGGEAARVRARAALVRSCAAVFLPAEVPREGRVAFWNPDPDAADGLDEAGVGVRGDLVVARRHGKGARSRTVPALFLPVAAAVPLLLHAEHPHPAVACWGAAARHALHLAARGRLLPGLTAGDVDAWRAGPLDEADVVHLRAIAAALPAEAHAVPLPGRGPGPLLLPQPFALIRAFVDAVLDALPRTPAAAHAVGAPFAAREPQHLPGAREWAAEVAAGMDAGVRVSLRLDLRAHEVFDGGESESEGEGSRGGAGTAGGRSGDAGVSGAVDCTAVASPAAAVVQVHSLADPALVADVPELWAGTDHFGPRARVDTLLALRRAARVWPPLGRLLERPRPDVLPLGEEELYDLLGAAAGRLAAAGVAVHWPRELTRGLTATAVVRPAPGTAADNFDFFKTEELLEFRWQLAFGDQADDPLTEAELDLLAEAHRPVVRLRDQWVLVDPALVRKARKRDLGLLDPVDALSVALTGTAEVDGEQVPAVPVGALARLRERVTGDLDVPAPPPGLHATLRDYQLKGLAWLDRMTSLGLGGCLADDMGLGKTITVIALHLHRGGSAPTLVVCPASLLGNWQREIERFAPGEPVRRFHGTGRTLTGLTGGFVLTTYGTMRTSAPELAAQKWGLVVADEAQHVKNPYAATAKALRTIPSPARVALTGTPVENNLSELWALLDWTTPGLLGPLKAFRARHARLVEGGDPSGSGADDEALDRLARLVRPFLLRRKKSDPGIAPELPPKTETDHPVTLTREQTSLYEAVVRETLARIEASDGMARRGLVMKLLMALKQICNHPAQYLKDGMLTTRTGRPRSGKLELLDELLDTILAESESAGAVLIFTQYVEMARLLEAHMAARGIVSQLLHGGTPVARREEMVDRFQSGEVPVFLLSLKAAGTGLNLTRAGHVIHYDRWWNPAVEEQATDRAYRIGQTQPVQVHRLVTEGTVEDRIAELLAAKQALADAVLGDGGEAALTELSDAELADLVALRRAA; encoded by the coding sequence ATGGGGGTGGTGGTGCCGGAGGGCGGCGGCGAGGCCGCTCGCGTACGCGCCCGTGCCGCTCTCGTACGTTCATGCGCTGCCGTCTTCCTTCCGGCGGAGGTGCCCCGGGAGGGGCGGGTCGCCTTCTGGAACCCGGATCCGGACGCGGCGGACGGGCTCGATGAGGCGGGCGTAGGCGTACGCGGTGACCTGGTCGTCGCCCGCAGGCACGGCAAGGGCGCGCGGAGCCGCACCGTGCCCGCGCTGTTCCTGCCGGTCGCCGCAGCGGTGCCGCTGCTGCTCCACGCCGAACACCCGCATCCCGCGGTGGCCTGCTGGGGCGCCGCCGCCCGGCACGCGCTGCACTTGGCGGCGCGCGGCAGGCTGCTTCCCGGACTGACTGCGGGGGACGTGGACGCGTGGCGTGCGGGCCCGCTGGACGAGGCCGACGTCGTCCACCTGCGCGCCATCGCCGCGGCGCTCCCCGCGGAGGCGCACGCGGTGCCGCTGCCGGGGCGCGGCCCCGGCCCCCTGCTCCTCCCGCAGCCGTTCGCTCTGATCAGAGCCTTCGTGGACGCGGTGCTCGACGCCCTGCCCCGCACGCCGGCCGCCGCGCACGCGGTCGGCGCCCCCTTCGCCGCGCGCGAGCCGCAGCACCTGCCGGGCGCCCGGGAGTGGGCGGCCGAGGTGGCCGCCGGGATGGACGCGGGGGTACGCGTGTCACTCCGCCTCGACCTGCGGGCGCACGAAGTGTTCGACGGGGGTGAGAGCGAGAGTGAGGGCGAGGGCTCCCGGGGCGGAGCGGGCACCGCCGGTGGGCGGTCCGGCGACGCGGGGGTGTCCGGTGCCGTGGACTGCACCGCCGTCGCCAGTCCCGCCGCCGCTGTCGTCCAGGTGCACAGCCTCGCCGACCCCGCGCTCGTCGCGGACGTGCCCGAGCTGTGGGCCGGTACCGATCACTTCGGGCCGCGCGCACGCGTCGACACGCTGCTCGCGCTGCGCCGCGCGGCACGCGTATGGCCTCCGCTCGGCAGGCTCCTGGAGCGGCCGCGCCCCGACGTGCTGCCGCTGGGCGAGGAGGAGTTGTACGACCTCTTGGGCGCCGCCGCGGGCCGCCTCGCCGCGGCGGGAGTGGCCGTCCACTGGCCCAGGGAGCTCACCCGCGGCCTCACCGCCACCGCCGTCGTCCGCCCCGCCCCCGGTACCGCCGCCGACAACTTCGACTTCTTCAAGACCGAGGAACTCCTCGAATTCCGCTGGCAGTTGGCGTTCGGTGACCAGGCGGACGACCCGCTGACCGAGGCGGAGCTCGACCTCCTCGCGGAGGCGCACCGTCCCGTCGTCCGGCTCCGGGACCAGTGGGTCCTGGTCGACCCCGCGCTCGTCCGCAAGGCGCGCAAACGGGACCTGGGGCTGCTCGACCCGGTGGACGCCCTGTCGGTCGCGCTGACCGGCACCGCCGAGGTCGACGGCGAACAGGTGCCCGCGGTGCCGGTCGGCGCGCTGGCGAGACTCCGCGAACGCGTGACGGGAGATCTCGACGTACCGGCCCCGCCGCCGGGCCTGCACGCGACCCTCCGCGACTACCAGCTCAAGGGCCTCGCCTGGCTCGACCGGATGACCTCCCTCGGCCTCGGCGGCTGTCTCGCCGACGACATGGGCCTCGGCAAGACGATCACCGTCATCGCCCTGCACCTGCACCGCGGCGGTTCCGCACCGACCCTCGTGGTCTGCCCGGCCTCGCTGCTCGGCAACTGGCAGCGCGAGATCGAACGGTTCGCGCCCGGCGAGCCGGTCCGCCGCTTCCACGGCACGGGCCGTACGCTCACCGGCCTGACGGGCGGCTTCGTCCTCACCACGTACGGCACGATGCGCACGAGCGCGCCGGAACTGGCCGCCCAGAAGTGGGGTCTCGTCGTCGCGGACGAGGCGCAGCACGTCAAGAATCCGTACGCGGCGACGGCGAAGGCGTTGCGCACGATTCCGTCCCCGGCCCGGGTCGCGCTCACCGGCACCCCCGTCGAGAACAACCTCTCCGAGCTGTGGGCGCTGCTCGACTGGACGACGCCGGGTCTGCTCGGCCCCCTGAAGGCGTTCCGGGCTCGCCACGCGCGCCTGGTGGAGGGCGGCGACCCGTCCGGCAGTGGAGCGGACGACGAGGCACTGGACCGCCTCGCCCGCCTGGTCCGCCCCTTCCTCCTGCGCCGCAAGAAGTCGGACCCCGGCATCGCGCCGGAACTGCCGCCGAAGACGGAGACCGACCACCCGGTGACGCTCACCCGCGAGCAGACGTCGCTGTACGAGGCGGTGGTGCGCGAGACCCTCGCCCGTATCGAGGCATCGGACGGAATGGCGCGGCGCGGCCTGGTCATGAAGCTGCTGATGGCGCTCAAGCAGATCTGCAACCACCCGGCCCAGTACCTGAAGGACGGCATGCTCACGACCCGGACGGGCCGCCCCCGCTCGGGCAAGCTGGAACTCCTGGACGAGCTCCTCGACACGATCCTCGCCGAGTCCGAGAGCGCGGGCGCGGTCCTGATCTTCACGCAGTACGTGGAGATGGCACGCCTCCTGGAGGCGCACATGGCCGCGCGCGGCATCGTCTCCCAGCTCCTGCACGGCGGCACGCCGGTCGCGCGGCGCGAGGAGATGGTGGACCGCTTCCAGTCGGGTGAGGTCCCGGTCTTCCTGCTCTCCCTGAAGGCGGCGGGCACGGGCCTGAACCTGACCCGGGCGGGCCACGTGATCCACTACGACCGCTGGTGGAACCCCGCGGTGGAGGAGCAGGCCACCGACCGTGCGTACCGCATCGGCCAGACCCAGCCGGTCCAGGTCCACCGTCTGGTCACCGAGGGCACGGTCGAGGACCGCATCGCCGAACTCCTCGCCGCGAAGCAGGCGTTGGCGGACGCGGTGCTCGGCGACGGCGGCGAGGCGGCGCTCACGGAACTGTCCGACGCGGAACTGGCGGATCTGGTCGCGCTGAGGAGAGCGGCATGA
- a CDS encoding metallophosphoesterase family protein gives MPLTPRTTGSRTNSRTRKARLGIPIAAGASLALVGGVLLWSPAGEADASPAAAPAAARAGFTAVAAGDIAEQCTASSSSCKHPKTAALVKQINPSFVMTMGDNQYDDARLKDFQKYYDKTWGAFKSKTRPTPGNHESYDPAGAFKGYKSYFGSVAYPDGESYYSFDQGNWHFIALDSNKFDDDEQIDWLKDDLAANSKKCVAAYWHHPLFSSGEHGNNPVGRPVWKLLQANKAELVLNGHDHHYERFAPQNADGKADANGIVEVLGGMGGANPYDIEEVQPNSQKRLTDTFGVVKLNFTDTGFSWNLVGTDGSTKDTSPSYSCR, from the coding sequence ATGCCGCTCACCCCTCGCACGACCGGTTCCCGCACAAATTCCCGCACCCGCAAGGCCCGCCTCGGCATCCCCATCGCCGCCGGCGCCTCGCTCGCCCTCGTCGGCGGCGTACTGCTGTGGTCCCCTGCCGGGGAGGCCGACGCCTCCCCGGCCGCGGCACCCGCCGCGGCCCGCGCCGGGTTCACGGCGGTCGCCGCCGGTGACATCGCGGAGCAGTGCACGGCGAGCAGCAGCAGCTGCAAGCACCCCAAGACCGCCGCCCTGGTCAAGCAGATCAACCCGTCCTTCGTGATGACCATGGGCGACAACCAGTACGACGACGCTCGCCTGAAGGACTTCCAGAAGTACTACGACAAGACATGGGGCGCCTTCAAGAGCAAGACCAGGCCCACCCCCGGCAACCACGAGAGCTACGACCCGGCGGGCGCCTTCAAGGGCTACAAGTCCTACTTCGGGTCCGTCGCCTACCCCGACGGCGAGAGCTACTACAGCTTCGACCAGGGCAACTGGCACTTCATCGCCCTCGACTCCAACAAGTTCGACGACGACGAGCAGATCGACTGGCTCAAGGACGACCTCGCCGCCAACTCGAAGAAGTGCGTGGCCGCGTACTGGCACCACCCGCTCTTCTCCTCCGGCGAGCACGGCAACAACCCGGTCGGCCGCCCGGTCTGGAAGCTGCTCCAGGCCAACAAGGCCGAGCTGGTCCTCAACGGCCACGACCACCACTACGAGCGGTTCGCCCCGCAGAACGCGGACGGCAAGGCCGACGCCAACGGCATCGTCGAGGTGCTCGGCGGCATGGGCGGAGCCAACCCGTACGACATCGAGGAGGTCCAGCCCAACAGTCAGAAGCGGCTCACCGACACCTTCGGTGTCGTGAAGCTGAACTTCACCGACACCGGTTTCTCCTGGAACCTCGTCGGCACGGACGGCTCCACGAAGGACACCAGCCCGTCCTACAGCTGCCGCTGA
- the pip gene encoding prolyl aminopeptidase, with the protein MALYPDIEPYDHGMLDVGDGNRVYWETCGNPHGKPAVVLHGGPGSGCTPFFRRYFDPDAYRIVLLDQRGAGRSTPHASDPATDMSVNTIKHLTADLELLRRHLGIGRWLVWGVSFGSVLGLRYAQTYPDRVSELVLTGIATGSRAEVDLLTRGLGRIFPEAWEAFRDGVPEAERDGDLAAAYNRLLESPDPDVRATAARAWTDWETACVPAPPRSVPRYEDEAFRAGFARTVTHYFAHDHWLGGDEVVLRDADSLRGIPGVMVQGTLDFGNLLGIPWRLREAWPDSELVLVDLAGHNAGASGIAEQLTAATDRFRRS; encoded by the coding sequence ATGGCTCTCTATCCGGACATCGAACCCTACGACCACGGCATGCTCGACGTCGGTGACGGCAACCGCGTGTACTGGGAGACCTGCGGCAACCCGCACGGCAAGCCGGCCGTGGTGCTGCACGGAGGCCCCGGATCCGGCTGTACCCCCTTCTTCCGCCGGTACTTCGACCCCGACGCGTACCGGATCGTCCTGCTCGACCAGCGGGGCGCGGGCCGCTCCACGCCGCACGCGAGCGACCCGGCGACCGACATGTCCGTCAACACGATCAAGCACCTGACGGCCGACCTGGAGCTGCTGCGGCGCCACTTGGGCATCGGGCGGTGGCTCGTGTGGGGCGTCTCGTTCGGTTCGGTGCTGGGTCTGCGGTACGCGCAGACGTACCCCGACCGTGTCTCGGAACTCGTCCTCACCGGGATCGCCACGGGCAGCCGCGCCGAGGTCGACCTGCTGACGCGGGGGCTCGGGCGGATCTTCCCCGAGGCGTGGGAGGCGTTCCGCGACGGCGTGCCGGAGGCGGAGCGCGACGGGGACCTGGCCGCCGCCTACAACCGCCTCCTGGAGTCGCCCGACCCGGACGTACGGGCCACCGCGGCGCGGGCCTGGACGGACTGGGAGACGGCGTGCGTGCCGGCGCCGCCGCGGTCCGTGCCGCGCTACGAGGACGAGGCGTTCCGGGCCGGCTTCGCGCGCACCGTCACGCACTACTTCGCCCACGACCACTGGCTGGGCGGCGACGAGGTCGTCCTGCGCGACGCGGATTCCCTCCGGGGGATCCCGGGCGTGATGGTGCAGGGCACCCTGGACTTCGGGAACCTCCTCGGCATCCCGTGGCGGCTGCGGGAGGCGTGGCCCGACAGCGAACTGGTGCTCGTCGACCTCGCGGGGCACAACGCGGGGGCGAGCGGGATCGCGGAGCAACTGACGGCGGCGACCGACCGATTCCGCCGATCCTGA